In one Limosilactobacillus oris genomic region, the following are encoded:
- a CDS encoding endolytic transglycosylase MltG gives MEEQKLKKQNRLVLVIIVLLVAAGLAIHQYFNYALRPVSSASQQRVTVTIPRGATDDEVARILKEKQLVRSAYVFSYYLQTHKTKGVKAGKFRLAQTQSVPQIAAELQSSRAAKR, from the coding sequence ATGGAAGAACAGAAATTAAAAAAGCAAAACCGCCTGGTCTTAGTTATTATAGTGCTGCTGGTGGCCGCGGGTTTGGCAATTCACCAGTATTTCAACTACGCCTTGCGTCCCGTGAGCAGTGCTAGCCAGCAACGGGTCACGGTGACAATCCCCCGGGGAGCGACTGATGACGAGGTGGCAAGGATCTTGAAAGAAAAACAGCTGGTGAGGAGTGCGTACGTGTTCAGCTACTACCTGCAGACGCATAAGACGAAGGGAGTCAAGGCTGGGAAGTTTAGGCTGGCGCAGACCCAGTCGGTTCCCCAAATTGCGGCTGAACTCCAGAGCAGTCGGGCGGCAAAACGCTAA
- the pheS gene encoding phenylalanine--tRNA ligase subunit alpha — protein MGLKDRLTELRDEGLAEIKNSKDLKKINEIRVKMLGKKGPITSVLRGMRDLSAEERPVVGQFANKVRDELTTAIEERRTELEQAALDAELAAETVDVTLPGTPVAQGQSHVIQQIIDQVVDLFVSMGYEVAVGDEVEQEVYNFEKLNLPKDHPARDMQDTFYVTPTVLMRTQTSPMQARMLEKHDFSRGPLKMISPGKVYRRDTDDATHSHQFNQIEGMVVGKHITMADLKGTLEVVAQSLFGDKLKVRLRPSYFPFTEPSVEADITCFNCLGKGCAICKHTGWIEVLGAGMVHPNVLKMSGVDPEVYGGFAFGLGPDRFAMLKYGVDDIRNFYQNDVRFLNQFDEKG, from the coding sequence ATGGGATTAAAAGATCGACTGACGGAACTTCGCGACGAAGGGCTGGCAGAAATTAAGAATTCTAAGGACCTGAAGAAGATTAACGAAATTCGGGTCAAAATGCTGGGGAAGAAGGGGCCAATCACGAGTGTTCTGCGGGGAATGCGTGACCTCAGTGCCGAGGAACGGCCGGTGGTTGGTCAGTTTGCCAACAAGGTTCGTGACGAGTTGACCACGGCTATCGAGGAACGGCGGACCGAGCTGGAACAGGCTGCCCTGGATGCTGAACTGGCGGCGGAAACGGTAGACGTGACCCTTCCTGGGACGCCGGTTGCCCAGGGCCAGTCTCACGTTATCCAGCAGATCATTGATCAGGTGGTCGACCTCTTCGTTTCCATGGGTTATGAAGTGGCCGTCGGGGATGAAGTCGAGCAGGAAGTTTATAACTTCGAAAAGCTGAACCTGCCGAAGGACCACCCGGCCCGGGATATGCAGGATACTTTCTACGTTACCCCCACGGTCTTGATGCGGACGCAGACTTCGCCAATGCAGGCCCGGATGCTGGAAAAGCACGACTTTAGCCGGGGGCCGTTGAAGATGATTTCCCCCGGGAAGGTTTACCGGCGGGATACGGATGACGCGACCCACAGTCACCAGTTCAACCAGATTGAAGGGATGGTTGTCGGCAAGCACATCACCATGGCTGACCTGAAGGGAACCCTGGAAGTAGTTGCCCAGTCGCTCTTCGGTGACAAGCTCAAGGTTCGTTTGCGGCCGAGTTACTTCCCCTTCACCGAACCATCTGTGGAAGCGGATATTACCTGTTTCAACTGCCTGGGGAAGGGTTGCGCGATCTGTAAGCACACCGGCTGGATTGAAGTGCTGGGTGCCGGAATGGTTCACCCGAACGTTCTCAAGATGTCGGGCGTGGACCCAGAAGTTTACGGCGGGTTTGCCTTTGGACTAGGCCCAGACCGGTTTGCAATGTTGAAGTACGGGGTCGACGATATCCGGAACTTCTACCAAAATGACGTGCGCTTCCTGAACCAGTTCGACGAGAAAGGATAA
- the pheT gene encoding phenylalanine--tRNA ligase subunit beta, protein MKVSYQWLKEYLDIDVEPHELAEKIARTSVDINDVYSLSDGLKKIVVGNVITCEPHPDSDHLHVCQVDVGEDEPIQIVCGAPNVAAGEKVIVALHGARIGDNVKIKRGKIRGVQSNGMLCALQELGFSDKIAPKDYDDGIYLLPDDAKPGESVFPYLGMDDVIIDTDVTPNRGDMLSIYGNVNDIAAFYGLKSHFKKVAVKEEASQATSDRLSAQVTDTKLAPAYKLRVVDGVTVADSPLWLQIKLWNSGVRPVNNVVDVTNYVLLKYGQPLHSYDYDQLPGHDFGVRHAQADEKFTTLDGDEQTLKESDIVVTVAGQPVALAGTMGGQGTAVSASTKTVALEAAIFDPIMVRKQARRLDLHSESSMRFERGINPATVETALDEAAELISELAGGQVTTGIVTASEKPAEDKQITLSLAKINHVLGTELSQDEVSDIFNRLAFPVDVVDDDQLTVTVPSRRWDIFVAADLYEEIARIYGYDNLPATLPVMTRNHGGLTPRQKFLRASRHEMEGMGLTQAISYSLTTEDKAKQFQIDPLAEPMKLDFPMSSDHVATRMSLISGLLIDVAYNVARNVNNVALYEVGRVFLPKGGERPEEQEHLAGAITGQLLANSWHKQDQPVDFFQIKGIVERYLHNLGLAETITYRATQARAEMHPGRTADIYVDDQLVGFVGQVHPRTAKDYKVPATYVFELNLEALLAADKVANEYHPISKYPAITRDIALLVDRNVTNADVIAVIEKRAGAFLKKVHLFDVYSGLHLPKGKKSLAYTLTYQDDHDTLTEDQVNKAFAKVTQALEDELAAEIR, encoded by the coding sequence ATGAAAGTATCATACCAATGGCTGAAAGAATACTTAGATATTGACGTTGAGCCCCATGAACTAGCCGAAAAGATTGCCCGGACATCGGTCGATATTAACGATGTTTATTCCCTGAGCGACGGCCTGAAGAAAATTGTGGTCGGGAACGTCATTACTTGCGAACCGCACCCGGATTCGGACCACCTGCACGTCTGCCAAGTCGACGTTGGTGAAGACGAACCAATTCAGATTGTCTGTGGTGCGCCGAATGTGGCGGCTGGTGAAAAGGTGATTGTAGCCCTTCACGGTGCCCGGATTGGTGACAACGTCAAAATTAAGCGGGGCAAGATCCGCGGTGTACAATCAAACGGGATGCTGTGTGCCCTGCAGGAGCTGGGCTTTAGTGATAAGATCGCACCGAAGGACTACGATGACGGCATTTACCTCCTGCCGGACGATGCCAAGCCGGGCGAGTCGGTCTTCCCATACCTGGGGATGGATGATGTGATCATTGATACTGATGTTACGCCTAACCGGGGTGACATGCTGAGTATCTACGGGAACGTCAACGACATTGCCGCCTTCTACGGCCTAAAGTCCCACTTTAAGAAAGTCGCGGTTAAGGAAGAGGCTAGCCAGGCAACCAGCGACCGCTTGTCTGCCCAGGTAACGGATACCAAGCTGGCACCAGCCTACAAGTTGCGGGTGGTTGACGGTGTTACGGTAGCTGATAGTCCGCTTTGGTTGCAAATCAAGCTCTGGAATTCTGGTGTTCGGCCGGTCAACAACGTGGTTGACGTCACTAACTACGTACTGCTCAAGTACGGCCAGCCACTCCACAGTTACGACTATGACCAGCTCCCAGGTCACGACTTCGGCGTTCGCCATGCCCAAGCTGACGAGAAATTCACCACCCTCGATGGGGATGAACAGACCCTGAAAGAGAGCGACATTGTCGTTACGGTCGCTGGTCAGCCGGTCGCCCTGGCCGGGACAATGGGTGGTCAGGGGACCGCGGTTTCCGCCAGCACAAAGACGGTTGCCTTGGAAGCAGCGATTTTTGACCCAATTATGGTGCGGAAGCAGGCTCGGCGGTTAGACCTTCACAGTGAATCGTCAATGCGTTTTGAGCGGGGAATCAACCCGGCTACGGTGGAAACGGCGCTGGATGAAGCGGCGGAACTCATCAGCGAATTAGCTGGTGGTCAGGTTACCACGGGAATTGTCACTGCCAGTGAAAAACCGGCGGAGGATAAGCAGATTACCTTATCGCTTGCCAAAATCAACCACGTGCTCGGGACCGAACTCAGCCAGGACGAGGTAAGCGACATTTTTAACCGGCTGGCCTTCCCGGTTGACGTCGTTGATGATGACCAGCTGACGGTAACCGTTCCATCCCGGCGGTGGGACATCTTTGTGGCCGCGGACCTGTACGAAGAAATTGCCCGGATTTACGGCTATGATAACCTTCCCGCTACTTTGCCCGTAATGACTCGCAACCACGGGGGCCTTACCCCACGGCAAAAGTTCCTGCGGGCGAGCCGACATGAGATGGAGGGGATGGGCCTGACGCAAGCAATCAGCTATTCCTTAACGACTGAGGATAAGGCTAAGCAGTTCCAAATTGACCCCCTCGCGGAGCCAATGAAGCTGGACTTTCCGATGAGCTCCGACCACGTTGCGACCCGGATGAGCCTCATCAGCGGCCTGCTGATTGACGTGGCGTACAACGTGGCCCGAAACGTCAACAACGTGGCCCTTTACGAAGTCGGACGGGTTTTCCTGCCGAAGGGTGGCGAGCGCCCAGAAGAACAGGAACACTTGGCTGGTGCAATTACCGGTCAGCTGCTGGCCAATTCTTGGCATAAGCAGGATCAGCCGGTGGACTTCTTCCAAATTAAGGGAATCGTAGAACGGTACTTGCATAATCTGGGCCTGGCCGAGACAATCACCTACCGGGCAACGCAGGCCCGGGCGGAGATGCACCCGGGACGGACGGCCGATATTTATGTCGATGACCAATTAGTGGGCTTTGTGGGCCAAGTTCACCCGCGGACGGCGAAGGACTACAAGGTACCTGCAACTTACGTCTTTGAACTGAACTTGGAAGCACTGCTGGCAGCTGATAAGGTGGCTAATGAATACCACCCAATCAGTAAGTACCCAGCAATTACTCGTGATATTGCCCTGTTGGTTGATCGCAACGTCACGAATGCCGACGTGATTGCGGTAATCGAAAAGCGGGCCGGCGCCTTCTTAAAGAAGGTTCATCTCTTTGACGTATACAGCGGCCTTCATCTGCCAAAGGGAAAGAAGTCCCTGGCCTACACGCTGACTTACCAGGATGACCATGATACCCTGACCGAAGACCAGGTCAACAAGGCCTTTGCCAAGGTTACCCAGGCGTTGGAGGATGAACTGGCAGCAGAAATTCGGTAA
- the udk gene encoding uridine kinase: MSTEQKRRPIIIGVTGGSGSGKTTVSKAIYNQLKGQDIQIITQDTYYNDQADMTMEERKQVNYDHPLAFDTDLLISQLSDLRHNRAIEMPVYDYKAYTRSQETVHVEPTEIIILEGILILDDERLRDLMDIKVYVDTDDDIRIIRRIKRDMDERGRSLDSVINQYLATVKPMFHQFVEPTKRYADIIVPEGGENHVAIDLLTTKVRDILVKRGHTL, from the coding sequence ATGAGTACTGAACAAAAACGGCGGCCAATCATTATTGGGGTAACCGGTGGCTCTGGTAGTGGAAAGACGACTGTTAGCAAGGCCATCTATAATCAATTAAAGGGGCAGGATATCCAAATCATTACCCAGGATACCTACTATAACGACCAGGCAGACATGACTATGGAGGAGCGGAAGCAGGTTAATTATGACCACCCGCTGGCTTTTGATACCGACCTCCTGATCAGCCAGTTAAGTGACCTCCGTCATAACCGGGCGATTGAGATGCCGGTATATGATTACAAGGCTTATACCCGGTCCCAGGAAACGGTCCACGTGGAGCCAACCGAGATTATCATTTTAGAAGGAATCTTGATTCTGGATGATGAGCGCCTCCGGGACCTGATGGACATTAAGGTCTACGTTGATACCGATGATGACATTCGAATCATTCGCCGCATTAAGCGGGATATGGATGAGCGGGGCCGGTCCTTGGATTCCGTAATCAACCAGTACCTGGCTACCGTTAAGCCGATGTTCCACCAGTTTGTGGAGCCAACGAAGCGCTACGCGGATATTATCGTCCCCGAGGGCGGTGAAAACCACGTCGCCATTGACTTGCTGACGACGAAGGTTCGCGACATTTTAGTCAAGCGGGGTCACACCCTGTAA